One Pseudomonas tolaasii NCPPB 2192 genomic window carries:
- a CDS encoding LysR family transcriptional regulator: protein MRQDQLDGLVTFVCVAEHASFSAAAVRLGVSPSAVSQVIRNLERRLGVALFNRTTRSVSLTEAGVGFLAKVQPAVNTLTAAALEVGDSSGLPSGLLRLNVPRAAYLTVLQPLLSAFLAAHPQIDLELTLENALVDIVRLGFDAGIRFGDFVEQDMVAVKVGPPLRMRMIASPGYLARHGTPAHPAELLQHNCIGFRASSGVVERWDLVKGQETLALPVGGRMIVNDSSALVQSVLDGLGVGYMISGHIDPFIARGELVSLFEAWCPELPGYTLYYPDRRRVSRKLRALIDFLREVPVVSGSALRVL, encoded by the coding sequence ATGCGCCAGGATCAGCTCGACGGCTTGGTGACCTTTGTGTGTGTCGCCGAACACGCCAGTTTCTCGGCCGCCGCGGTGCGCCTGGGCGTGTCGCCGTCGGCGGTCAGCCAGGTGATTCGCAACCTGGAGCGGCGTCTTGGTGTGGCCCTGTTCAACCGCACCACCCGCAGTGTCAGCCTGACCGAAGCGGGGGTGGGGTTTCTCGCCAAAGTGCAGCCTGCCGTGAACACACTGACCGCCGCGGCGCTGGAGGTCGGTGACAGCAGTGGCCTGCCGTCCGGGTTGCTGAGGCTGAACGTACCGCGCGCGGCTTACCTGACGGTGTTGCAGCCGCTGCTGTCGGCATTTCTGGCCGCCCACCCGCAAATCGACCTGGAACTGACCCTGGAAAACGCCTTGGTGGACATCGTGCGGCTGGGCTTTGACGCAGGTATCCGCTTTGGTGATTTCGTCGAGCAGGACATGGTGGCCGTCAAGGTCGGGCCGCCGTTGCGCATGCGCATGATCGCCTCGCCCGGCTATCTGGCGCGGCATGGCACGCCCGCGCATCCTGCCGAGTTGCTGCAACACAATTGCATCGGCTTTCGCGCCTCGAGTGGCGTGGTGGAGCGCTGGGATCTGGTCAAGGGCCAGGAAACGCTGGCATTGCCGGTGGGCGGCCGGATGATCGTCAATGACTCATCGGCGCTGGTGCAAAGCGTGCTGGATGGTTTGGGCGTGGGCTACATGATCAGCGGGCATATCGACCCGTTTATTGCGCGGGGGGAGTTGGTCAGCCTGTTTGAGGCGTGGTGCCCGGAATTGCCGGGTTACACCTTGTATTACCCGGATCGGCGGCGGGTGAGCCGCAAGTTGCGCGCGTTGATTGATTTTCTGCGCGAGGTGCCGGTGGTTTCAGGCAGTGCACTGCGTGTTCTGTGA
- a CDS encoding copper chaperone PCu(A)C has translation MTAVQHFKRIALGLTLLGLAAHASAQVQVTDAWVRASVPGQPSSGAFMTVTADTDSKLLSVASPVAKDVQIHEMSMKDDVMRMGPVDSVALPAGKAVTLDPNGYHVMLMGLTGQIKEGDQVPLTLTVENAKGEKQSIEIKAPARGLDGMDHSKMH, from the coding sequence ATGACTGCCGTTCAACACTTCAAGCGCATCGCCCTCGGCCTGACCCTGCTGGGGCTCGCCGCCCACGCCAGTGCCCAGGTGCAAGTGACCGACGCCTGGGTGCGCGCCTCGGTGCCCGGCCAGCCGTCCAGCGGCGCGTTTATGACCGTCACCGCCGACACCGACAGCAAACTGCTGAGCGTGGCGTCACCGGTGGCCAAGGACGTGCAGATTCATGAAATGAGCATGAAGGACGACGTGATGCGCATGGGCCCGGTGGACTCGGTCGCCCTGCCCGCCGGCAAAGCCGTGACCCTCGACCCGAACGGCTACCACGTCATGCTGATGGGCCTGACCGGCCAGATCAAGGAAGGCGACCAGGTGCCGCTGACCCTGACCGTGGAAAACGCCAAGGGTGAGAAGCAGTCGATTGAAATCAAGGCCCCGGCCCGCGGGCTGGACGGGATGGACCATAGCAAGATGCATTGA
- a CDS encoding SCO family protein: MSTLFTRRKVLTGMGLLGLGSLLGGCDYSPKLNFKYGKDLSDKIMGRTFKLKNTDGETVTLSSFRGLMPVVFFGFTQCPAVCPTTLARAAQAKKLMGRDGEIMQVVFITLDPERDTPEILDKYVKAFDPSFEALYGTPEEIAVAAKEFGIFYEKIPAGDTYTLSHTATSFVFDTRGNLRLGLSASLTAKECAEDLLTVMEVC; encoded by the coding sequence ATGAGTACGTTATTCACCCGCCGCAAAGTGCTGACCGGCATGGGCCTGTTGGGCCTGGGCAGCCTGCTGGGCGGCTGTGACTACAGCCCCAAGCTGAACTTCAAGTACGGCAAGGACCTCAGTGACAAGATCATGGGCCGCACCTTCAAGCTCAAGAACACCGACGGCGAAACCGTCACCCTGAGCTCGTTCCGTGGCTTGATGCCGGTGGTGTTCTTCGGTTTTACCCAATGCCCGGCAGTGTGCCCCACCACGCTGGCGCGTGCCGCCCAGGCCAAGAAGCTGATGGGCCGCGACGGCGAAATCATGCAAGTGGTGTTCATCACCCTCGACCCCGAGCGCGACACCCCGGAAATTCTCGACAAGTACGTCAAGGCCTTCGACCCAAGCTTCGAAGCCCTGTACGGCACCCCGGAAGAAATCGCCGTGGCCGCCAAGGAATTCGGGATTTTCTATGAAAAAATCCCCGCCGGTGACACCTACACCCTGTCCCACACGGCCACCAGCTTCGTGTTCGACACCCGCGGCAACCTGCGCCTGGGCCTGTCGGCGTCCCTTACCGCTAAAGAGTGCGCAGAAGACCTGCTCACCGTCATGGAGGTCTGCTAA
- a CDS encoding DUF2946 domain-containing protein has product MKLSPPDRSLIAWTLYFCVLMNVFVCGLGHGEMMGLQLNGIGGQFCSVEGGQLPLSDKGLANPSSSNISNYFACPVCNAVTLAIVFLIGLAWLLGVGQTPRPAHEQRNKAPPRYSWPSANPRASPAF; this is encoded by the coding sequence ATGAAATTGAGCCCTCCCGACCGTTCGCTGATCGCCTGGACCCTGTACTTCTGCGTGCTGATGAACGTGTTTGTCTGCGGTTTGGGGCATGGCGAAATGATGGGGTTGCAGCTCAATGGCATCGGTGGCCAGTTCTGTTCCGTGGAGGGCGGCCAGTTGCCACTTTCCGACAAAGGGTTGGCTAACCCGTCTTCCAGCAACATCTCGAACTACTTTGCTTGCCCGGTGTGCAACGCCGTCACGCTCGCCATCGTCTTCCTGATTGGCCTCGCGTGGTTGTTGGGTGTGGGGCAAACCCCGCGCCCGGCCCATGAACAACGCAACAAGGCGCCACCGCGCTATTCCTGGCCCTCGGCCAACCCCCGCGCATCCCCTGCATTCTGA
- a CDS encoding putative natural product biosynthesis protein — protein MNHAVPAGVSRLVSKASRRLRTEPVPAEYPSNSRCFVHLDARLLPHWHSLFDICPALLKLDPPEGLNLFRSFMTWAYRNQPPLDWTYHLNVCRWLLASPYRTQIDDEPIEAFMAAAAASWVNSDDSQARGVVLAWQGTTVFDWKGVGADERGALPISPWDFAWCPLNARGDFSGWLPVP, from the coding sequence ATGAATCATGCAGTGCCTGCAGGCGTCAGTCGCCTGGTCAGCAAGGCCTCTCGCCGCCTGCGCACCGAGCCGGTGCCGGCCGAGTACCCGAGTAACTCCCGTTGTTTCGTGCACCTGGATGCACGCCTGTTGCCCCACTGGCACAGCCTGTTCGATATCTGCCCGGCGTTGCTCAAGCTCGACCCGCCTGAAGGGTTGAACCTGTTTCGCAGCTTTATGACGTGGGCCTATCGCAACCAGCCGCCACTCGATTGGACCTATCACCTGAATGTGTGCCGCTGGTTATTGGCGTCGCCGTACCGTACACAGATTGATGACGAGCCCATCGAAGCCTTCATGGCGGCGGCCGCGGCGTCTTGGGTAAACAGCGATGACAGCCAGGCTCGTGGTGTGGTCCTGGCCTGGCAAGGCACGACGGTGTTCGACTGGAAAGGCGTCGGCGCTGATGAGCGTGGGGCACTGCCGATTTCCCCGTGGGATTTCGCCTGGTGCCCCTTGAACGCCCGAGGTGATTTCAGCGGCTGGTTACCGGTGCCGTGA
- a CDS encoding aromatic alcohol reductase: protein MTTPSILVLGAGELGMAVLQELAAQAAPGTMRIAVMLRPARLQSSTAHSLRELGIDVVPGDLQHDTQSTLAHLFAPFATVICCTGFAAGPDTQRKLARAAIEGGVQRYVPWQFGVDYDVIGRGSPQDSFDEQLDVRDLLRSQQGTQWLIISTGMFTSFLFEPSFGVVDLAQNTVHALGSWDTAVTVTTPEDIGRLTARIVLAQPAITNQVVFTAGDTLTYGQLADTVDETLGITLKREPWPVPTLLADLADNPDDNLLKYRAVFAQGNGVAWDPAITFNAQQQIAVTDVRSWIARHLTAPVTSR, encoded by the coding sequence ATGACAACCCCTTCCATTCTGGTACTCGGCGCGGGTGAACTGGGCATGGCCGTGCTGCAGGAACTCGCGGCGCAGGCAGCACCGGGCACCATGCGCATTGCCGTGATGCTGCGCCCCGCCCGCCTGCAATCCTCCACCGCTCACAGCTTGCGCGAGCTGGGCATCGACGTGGTGCCCGGCGACCTGCAGCACGACACACAAAGCACCCTCGCCCACCTCTTCGCACCCTTCGCCACCGTGATCTGTTGCACCGGTTTCGCCGCCGGCCCCGACACCCAGCGCAAACTCGCACGCGCCGCCATCGAAGGCGGCGTGCAGCGTTATGTGCCGTGGCAATTTGGTGTGGACTACGACGTCATCGGCCGTGGCAGCCCGCAGGATTCATTCGATGAACAATTGGACGTGCGCGACCTGCTGCGCAGCCAGCAAGGCACGCAGTGGCTGATCATCTCCACGGGGATGTTCACCAGCTTTCTGTTCGAGCCGTCATTCGGCGTGGTGGACCTGGCGCAAAACACCGTGCACGCGTTGGGCAGTTGGGACACCGCCGTCACGGTGACCACGCCTGAAGACATTGGCCGGCTGACGGCGCGCATTGTGCTGGCTCAACCCGCCATCACGAATCAGGTGGTGTTCACCGCCGGCGACACCCTGACCTACGGGCAACTGGCGGATACCGTCGACGAAACCCTCGGCATCACGCTCAAGCGTGAGCCCTGGCCAGTGCCGACCCTGCTGGCGGACCTGGCGGATAACCCGGATGACAACCTGCTGAAATACCGGGCGGTGTTCGCCCAAGGCAACGGCGTGGCCTGGGACCCCGCCATCACCTTCAACGCTCAGCAGCAGATTGCCGTGACCGACGTCAGAAGCTGGATCGCCCGGCACCTCACGGCACCGGTAACCAGCCGCTGA
- a CDS encoding winged helix-turn-helix transcriptional regulator: MDNHEIIRRSQAACDALSADDDGLKRDVLTHAGNRWSLGIVHVLGVNGRLRHAEIGRRMQGVTQRMLTRTLRQLERDGLVLRHDFAEVPPKVEYELSALGTQLLVNMFPLWNWVVENADGFREARARFDAITPP, encoded by the coding sequence ATGGATAACCACGAAATCATCCGCCGTTCGCAAGCCGCCTGCGATGCGCTGAGCGCGGACGATGACGGCCTCAAACGCGACGTGCTGACCCACGCCGGCAACCGCTGGTCATTGGGTATCGTGCATGTGCTGGGAGTGAACGGGCGCCTGCGTCACGCCGAGATCGGCCGACGCATGCAGGGCGTGACGCAACGCATGCTGACCCGCACCTTGCGCCAGCTCGAACGCGACGGCCTGGTGCTGCGCCATGACTTCGCCGAAGTGCCGCCCAAAGTCGAATACGAACTGTCGGCGTTGGGCACTCAGCTGCTGGTCAACATGTTTCCGCTGTGGAACTGGGTGGTGGAAAACGCCGACGGTTTCCGCGAGGCGCGAGCACGTTTCGACGCAATCACACCCCCTTGA
- a CDS encoding PLDc N-terminal domain-containing protein, producing the protein MQIEYVWIGLAVILLLLELWAINIVLRSTGGWETKGLWLIILIFVPLFGLIAWAMFGPKREMADSRRG; encoded by the coding sequence ATGCAAATAGAATATGTCTGGATCGGTTTGGCGGTAATTTTGCTGCTCTTGGAATTGTGGGCGATCAACATTGTGTTACGCAGCACCGGTGGCTGGGAGACCAAAGGACTGTGGCTGATCATTCTGATTTTTGTGCCGCTGTTCGGGCTGATCGCGTGGGCGATGTTCGGGCCCAAACGCGAGATGGCGGATAGCCGCAGAGGCTAA
- a CDS encoding type 1 glutamine amidotransferase domain-containing protein produces MSSQLDGKKILIITSNTGIERDELVKPLEALRALGASVTHASSKGGTTQTFVGDTEKDKTVESDAIVSDISGADFDALVIPGGTVNADTLRQDAAALKLINEFVKAGKTVAAICHGPWALIDAGVIEGKTLTSYKSVRTDLVNAGAAAWVDAEVKECKANGWTLITSRTPDDLPAFNAALAKAVAG; encoded by the coding sequence ATGAGTTCGCAACTCGACGGCAAGAAAATCCTCATCATCACGTCCAATACCGGTATTGAACGCGACGAACTGGTCAAACCGCTGGAAGCGCTGCGCGCCCTGGGCGCGAGCGTGACCCATGCTTCCAGCAAAGGCGGCACCACCCAGACCTTCGTCGGCGACACCGAGAAGGACAAGACGGTAGAATCCGACGCCATAGTGTCAGACATATCCGGTGCCGACTTCGACGCGTTGGTGATCCCCGGCGGCACCGTCAATGCCGACACCTTGCGTCAGGACGCGGCGGCCCTGAAGTTGATCAATGAGTTCGTCAAGGCGGGCAAAACCGTGGCCGCCATTTGCCACGGCCCCTGGGCATTGATCGATGCGGGCGTGATTGAGGGCAAGACCCTGACCTCATACAAGAGCGTGCGTACTGACCTGGTCAATGCCGGCGCGGCCGCGTGGGTCGATGCCGAGGTCAAGGAGTGCAAGGCCAATGGCTGGACCCTCATCACCTCTCGCACACCGGACGATTTGCCGGCGTTCAATGCGGCGCTTGCAAAGGCTGTCGCTGGCTGA
- a CDS encoding DUF4142 domain-containing protein, with the protein MKTLLIKQMGLTFVLVAGSISTAMAATSNAFVDDAAQGGITEVEAGKLALEKSSSADVKTFAQHMVTDHTKANEELAALAKKLDIEVPDDAALTDKAKKAILEMRDESFDKAYANNQVVAHEKTVELFKKEAASSDNAELKAFATKTLPTLEAHLKMAKELQAKYAH; encoded by the coding sequence ATGAAGACTCTGCTGATCAAACAAATGGGCCTGACCTTCGTACTGGTTGCAGGCTCGATTTCCACGGCGATGGCGGCCACGTCCAACGCCTTCGTAGACGATGCGGCTCAGGGCGGCATCACTGAGGTTGAAGCGGGCAAACTCGCACTGGAAAAAAGCAGCTCGGCTGACGTGAAAACGTTTGCCCAGCACATGGTCACCGACCACACCAAGGCCAATGAGGAATTGGCGGCCCTGGCAAAAAAACTCGACATTGAAGTACCGGACGACGCCGCGCTGACGGACAAGGCCAAAAAGGCCATCCTCGAAATGCGGGATGAATCGTTCGACAAGGCCTATGCCAATAACCAGGTGGTCGCCCACGAAAAAACCGTTGAATTGTTCAAGAAAGAAGCCGCCTCCTCGGACAACGCCGAGCTGAAAGCTTTCGCCACCAAAACCCTGCCGACCCTTGAAGCCCACTTGAAAATGGCCAAGGAGCTGCAAGCCAAATACGCCCATTAA
- a CDS encoding DUF72 domain-containing protein: MPREQWPAFTREGTHLQRYASRFNAVEINTSFYRPHQPKTYQRWAQSVPSAFRFSVKLPRLITHELRLQACETALREFLEQCLPLKEKLGCLLVQLPPSSGFEPAVAASFFAELRQRFVGAVVIEPRHASWLKADAVLQDFQIGRVAADPPVFEGADVPAGWQGVRYWRLHGSPRIYHSAYGPDRVQALAQRLQSSAGEGVTTWCVFDNTASGHAVADALSLLNLDPQHLQA; the protein is encoded by the coding sequence TTGCCGCGTGAACAATGGCCGGCATTCACCCGGGAAGGCACTCACTTGCAGCGCTACGCTTCGCGATTCAATGCGGTTGAAATCAACACCTCGTTCTATCGCCCGCATCAGCCGAAAACCTACCAACGCTGGGCGCAGTCGGTACCGTCGGCGTTTCGTTTTTCGGTCAAGTTGCCCCGGCTCATCACTCACGAACTGCGTTTGCAGGCGTGTGAAACGGCACTGCGTGAGTTCCTGGAGCAATGCCTGCCACTTAAGGAAAAACTGGGCTGCTTGCTGGTCCAGCTGCCACCTTCCTCTGGTTTCGAGCCCGCTGTGGCTGCATCTTTCTTTGCCGAGTTACGCCAACGCTTTGTGGGCGCAGTGGTCATTGAGCCGCGCCATGCCAGTTGGTTGAAGGCCGATGCTGTTTTGCAAGACTTCCAGATAGGCCGCGTGGCGGCGGATCCGCCCGTGTTCGAAGGCGCTGATGTGCCCGCTGGTTGGCAAGGTGTGCGCTATTGGCGCCTGCATGGATCGCCGCGTATTTACCACAGTGCCTACGGCCCCGACCGCGTGCAGGCGTTGGCGCAACGGCTTCAGTCGTCCGCTGGCGAAGGCGTCACAACCTGGTGCGTGTTTGACAACACGGCCAGTGGCCATGCAGTCGCCGATGCCCTGTCGTTATTAAACCTCGACCCGCAGCACCTCCAGGCCTAA